From the Babylonia areolata isolate BAREFJ2019XMU chromosome 33, ASM4173473v1, whole genome shotgun sequence genome, one window contains:
- the LOC143277115 gene encoding neo-calmodulin-like: MASTEVAQYYELLEAFQLFDKDGNGEISISELPSVLRYLGQNPTDRDLDIIMKEMDSDGSGTLDYEEYEKLVRKVTVSPDLLKTELRQAFQVLDREKSGVLQKRQLADWLTSIGEPLSKEDTQAILNEADTNGDGIIDCEVCVVLRGCCGHCGRNGGRSGYGGRMDYGGRNGCRNRNSGRSGYGSS; this comes from the exons ATGGCCAGCACAGAAGTGGCGCAGtactatg agctgttggaggccttCCAGCTGTTTGACAAGGACGGTAACGGAGAGATCAGTATCTCCGAACTGCCGTCAGTGCTCCGCTATCTGGGCCAGAACCCAACAGACCGTGATCTGGACATCATCATGAAGGAAATGGATTCCGATG GGTCGGGCACTCTGGATTATGAAGAGTACGAGAAGCTGGTGAGGAAGGTGACAGTCAGTCCTGACCTCCTGAAGACCGAACTCCGACAG GCCTTCCAGGTGCTGGATAGAGAGAAGTCGGGCGTCCTGCAGAAGAGGCAGCTGGCAGATTGGCTGACCAGCATCGGAGAACCCTTGTCCAAGGAGGACACCCAGGCTATTCTGAACGAAGCTGATACGAATGGGGATGGTATCATTGACTGTGAGG tttgtgttgtgttgcgtgg CTGCTGTGGCCATTGTGGTCGTAATGGTGGTCGCAGTGGCTACGGTGGTCGTATGGACTACGGTGGTCGCAATGGCTGTCGTAATCGCAATAGTGGTCGCAGTGGCTATGGCAGTTCGtaa